A stretch of the Leopardus geoffroyi isolate Oge1 chromosome B2, O.geoffroyi_Oge1_pat1.0, whole genome shotgun sequence genome encodes the following:
- the LOC123609661 gene encoding olfactory receptor 2B11-like, with protein MAVINLGNASIPKFFILLGFSDHPWLEMPLFIMVLVAYICTLVGNISIIVVSKVDPHLDSPMYFFLSNLSFLDLCFTTTTIPQLLVNLWGQDKSISYGGCVAQFYVFHFLGATECIILAVMSLDRYIAICKPLRYPAIMHQRLCVFLVSVAWISGLTNSLLQASLTVQLPLCGNNKVDDFLCEIPVMIKMSCVDTTFNVTMLSVVGTFFTLVPLSLILVSYGFIVTTVLRIRSSMGKKKAFNTCGSHVIVVSLFYGPVICMYVQPSGTNSQDKNKLMALFYSLLTPMLNPFIYTLRNKDMKGAIRRLLFPLSHQGRE; from the coding sequence ATGGCAGTCATAAATCTGGGCAATGCAAGCATTCCAAAGTTCTTCATCCTATTGGGTTTCTCTGATCATCCCTGGTTGGAAATGCCACTCTTCATAATGGTGCTTGTAGCTTACATCTGCACACTAGTGGGAAACATCTCCATTATTGTTGTGTCCAAGGTGGACCCTCATCTTGACAGCCCtatgtacttcttcctttccaacctcTCCTTTCTGGACCTGTGTTTTACCACAACCACCATCCCTCAGCTGCTGGTGAACCTCTGGGGCCAAGATAAGTCCATCAGCTATGGAGGCTGTGTGGCCCAGTTCTATGTGTTTCACTTCCTGGGGGCCACGGAATGCATCATCTTGGCGGTCATGTCCTTGGATCGGTACATAGCCATCTGCAAGCCCTTGAGGTACCCAGCTATCATGCATCagagactctgtgtcttcctagTGTCTGTGGCATGGATAAGTGGTTTGACTAACTCCTTGCTTCAGGCATCTCTCACTGTCCAACTGCCACTTTGTGGTAACAACAAGGTGGATGACTTCCTGTGTGAGATTCCAGTGATGATCAAGATGTCCTGTGTCGACACTACTTTCAATGTAACTATGCTCTCTGTTGTGGGTACATTCTTTACCCTGGTCCCCTTGTCTCTTATCCTTGTCTCCTATGGGTTCATTGTAACTACAGTGCTCAGAATTCGTTCATCAATGGGAAAGAAGAAGGCCTTCAACACCTGTGGCTCCCATGTTATTGTCGTCTCTCTCTTCTACGGGCCAGtaatatgcatgtatgtgcaaCCTTCTGGTACTAACTCCCAGGACAAGAACAAACTCATGGCCCTGTTCTACAGTCTGCTGACTCCTATGCTTAACCCTTTTATCTATACTTTGAGGAACAAGGACATGAAAGGGGCAATAAGGAGACTTCTCTTCCCATTGAGCCATCAGGGAAGAGAATAA